In Melospiza melodia melodia isolate bMelMel2 chromosome 11, bMelMel2.pri, whole genome shotgun sequence, the following proteins share a genomic window:
- the LOC134423351 gene encoding cystathionine gamma-lyase-like, with the protein MADKGTEGFLPPFKHFATHAIHAGQEPEQWRSGAMVPPISLSTTFKQRAPGDHAGYDYIRSGNPTRDCLEKAVAALDGAKYSLAYSSGLAALLNICHLLKTGDSVICMDDVYGGTNRYFQKVASENNLKVIFVDCTKPKCLEAAITPETKLVWLESPTNPTLKVIDIKACADIAHRHPGVLVAVDNSFMSPYFQRPLALGADICMSSATKYMNGHSDVLMGLVSVNRDDLYERLKFLQYSLGAVPSPFDCFLCNRGLKTLHIRMKLHFHNGLAVAKFLESHPSVEKVMYPGLASHPQYEVMKRQCAGCPGMVTFYIKGKKENASAFLRNLKVFALAESLGGYESLAEHPAIMTHASVPEAERKTLGISDTLIRLSVGLEDEEDLLADLDQALKAAFA; encoded by the exons ATGGCAGACAAGGGGACGGAGGGGTTCTTGCCGCCCTTCAAGCACTTCGCCACCCATGCCATCCATGCCGGCCAGGAGCCCGAGCAATGGCGCTCCGGGGCCATGGTGCCGCCCATCTCGCTCTCCACCACCTTCAAGCAGCGGGCTCCCGGCGACCACGCG GGTTATGACTACATCCGGTCTGGGAACCCCACTCGGGATTGCCTGGAAAAGGCTGTGGCCGCCCTCGATGGAGCCAAATACA GCTTAGCTTATTCCTCTGGCTTAGCAGCTCTTTTGAACATCTGTCACCTGCTGAAGACAGGGGACTCAGTTATCTGCATGGATGATGTCTATGGAG gcACAAACAGATACTTCCAGAAAGTAGCCTCAGAAAATAATTTGAAAGTAATTTTTGTTGACTGCACAAAGCCAAAATGCCTGGAAGCTGCAATTACACCAGAGACCAAG CTGGTTTGGCTCGAGAGCCCCACGAACCCCACGCTGAAGGTGATCGACATCAAAGCCTGCGCAGACATCGCGCACAGGCACCCGGGGGTGCTGGTGGCCGTGGACAACAGCTTCATGTCTCCATATTTCCAG cGTCCTTTGGCCCTGGGGGCTGATATTTGTATGTCTTCTGCAACCAAATACATGAATG GGCACAGCGATGTCCTCATGGGCCTGGTCTCTGTAAACAGGGATGATCTCTATGAGAGGCTGAAATTCCTGCAGTACT ccctgggagctgtcccCTCTCCCTTTGACTGCTTCCTCTGCAACCGGGGCCTCaagactctgcacatcaggatgAAGCTGCACTTCCACAACGGCCTGGCTGTGGCCAAGTTCCTGGAATCCCATCCCAGTGTGGAGAAAGTCATGTACCCAG GGCTGGCTTCCCACCCTCAGTATGAGGTGATGAAGAGGCAGTGCGCAGGCTGTCCTGGGATGGTCACGTTCTACatcaaagggaaaaaagaaaatgccTCTGCCTTTCTCAGGAACTTGAAG GTGTTTGCCTTGGCTGAGAGTCTGGGTGGCTATGAGAGCCTGGCAGAGCATCC GGCCATCATGACCCACGCCTCAGTGCCTGAGGCGGAAAGGAAAACTCTGGGAATCAGTGACACCTTGATCCGCCTCTCGGTGGGgctggaggatgaggaggatctGCTGGCAGACCTGGACCAGGCCCTGAAGGCTGCG TTTGCATAA